In Nonomuraea sp. NBC_00507, the following are encoded in one genomic region:
- a CDS encoding helix-turn-helix domain-containing protein, protein MRATRYDDKPLWNVQQVAAYLNISKRWVYRDGRSYGLPIFMIGRQLRARPADVRAWVEQQRQYGP, encoded by the coding sequence ATGCGTGCGACTCGATACGACGACAAGCCCCTTTGGAATGTTCAGCAGGTGGCCGCCTACCTGAACATCAGCAAGCGTTGGGTCTACCGGGATGGTCGGAGCTACGGCCTGCCGATTTTCATGATCGGTCGTCAGCTGAGAGCCCGGCCGGCTGACGTACGGGCATGGGTAGAGCAGCAACGACAGTACGGGCCGTAG
- a CDS encoding maleylpyruvate isomerase N-terminal domain-containing protein, producing the protein MAEDLLRDFDPFDIFDTEATRLDRFFDGLDESGWLRPSRCAGWSVRDVLAHLAGEEEYNHACLDGTVDGLMDRLADEGVNGFNDFNAWSVRERRDLPVDEVLEEWRIKNGETRRRMRELGRHALLDTMAGPYPNGLQAFHYDSEYATHADDVGAPVSEDEADDRTFWRVAVGRFVLAEQDAKVQVEQTAEYMWVALDGITATLSCPEFVEATVGRLPDSHGLDPRIAAALRCLA; encoded by the coding sequence ATGGCTGAGGACCTGCTCAGAGACTTCGACCCGTTCGACATCTTCGACACCGAGGCCACCAGACTGGATCGGTTCTTCGACGGGCTCGACGAGAGCGGCTGGCTGCGGCCCTCCCGCTGTGCGGGCTGGTCGGTGCGCGACGTGCTGGCGCACCTGGCGGGCGAGGAGGAGTACAACCACGCGTGCCTGGACGGGACCGTGGACGGGCTGATGGACCGGCTGGCCGACGAGGGCGTGAACGGCTTCAACGACTTCAACGCGTGGTCCGTGCGGGAGCGCCGCGACCTGCCCGTCGACGAGGTGCTGGAGGAGTGGCGGATCAAGAACGGCGAGACCCGGCGGCGCATGCGGGAGCTCGGCCGCCACGCCCTCCTGGACACGATGGCGGGACCGTACCCCAACGGGTTGCAGGCCTTCCACTACGACTCCGAGTACGCCACCCACGCCGACGACGTCGGCGCGCCCGTGTCCGAGGACGAGGCCGACGACAGGACGTTCTGGCGGGTGGCGGTGGGGCGGTTCGTGCTGGCGGAGCAGGACGCCAAGGTGCAGGTCGAGCAGACGGCCGAGTACATGTGGGTGGCACTGGACGGCATCACCGCGACGCTGTCGTGCCCCGAGTTCGTGGAGGCCACGGTCGGGCGGCTGCCGGACTCGCACGGGCTCGACCCGCGCATCGCCGCGGCCCTGAGGTGCCTGGCGTGA
- a CDS encoding TIGR03086 family metal-binding protein has protein sequence MDGEPRRALAAGVALLERAINYTLGSLRVVTPATLCRATPCAGWNLEALLDHVNDSLRALNEAATGHIVPYARRAGRLRPAGDGGNPALLLRDDATEVLGTWAGTLTSDLISVHDRHLTAPMVAAVGAIEIAVHGWDVARTCGEHRPIPPLMAEELLDLVPLFVTQADRPDRFAAQVPVPAYAPAQDHLLAYLGRDPNWPPRT, from the coding sequence ATGGACGGGGAGCCGAGACGGGCGCTGGCGGCGGGCGTGGCGCTGCTGGAGCGGGCGATCAACTACACGCTGGGCAGCCTCCGCGTCGTGACCCCGGCCACCCTGTGCCGTGCCACCCCATGCGCAGGCTGGAACCTGGAGGCGCTCCTCGACCACGTGAACGACTCCCTCCGCGCCCTGAACGAGGCCGCCACCGGGCACATCGTCCCGTACGCCAGGAGAGCCGGCCGCCTGCGCCCCGCCGGGGACGGGGGCAACCCGGCTCTCCTCCTCAGAGACGACGCCACCGAGGTCCTCGGCACGTGGGCGGGCACGCTCACCAGCGACCTGATCTCCGTTCACGACCGTCACCTGACGGCCCCGATGGTGGCGGCCGTCGGCGCGATCGAGATCGCCGTGCACGGCTGGGACGTGGCCAGAACCTGCGGCGAGCACCGCCCGATCCCGCCCCTCATGGCGGAGGAGCTGCTCGACCTCGTCCCGCTCTTCGTCACTCAGGCCGACCGTCCGGACCGCTTCGCCGCCCAGGTGCCCGTCCCCGCGTACGCGCCGGCCCAGGACCACCTGCTCGCCTATCTCGGCCGCGACCCGAACTGGCCGCCCCGGACCTAA
- a CDS encoding MFS transporter, with the protein MIADSGPKSPARMIGALAITQTAGYGVLYYAFSVFIPPMSRDLGAGIAQLTGAITLAVLVSGVVAPVIGRWLDRHGGRGLMTVGSALGAGALLAWSQVQSVAQLYLVCGVLGVASAMVLYEAAFAVIVAWFDAARRAAALLAVTVVAGFASTIFLPLTGILVDWYGWRQALVILAVGYAVTAVPLHGLAVRGHRAPPHVNRSEIVGAALRERPFWLLAAGFLTHTGAVGVMGVLLVTYLIALGHPPVFAASVAGLLGVLSVTGRLVTTGLQARWPVALITAVMFGLQGLAAVLLPLVGWSAVGAVAAVVLFGLGFGVATIARPALIADRYGTAAYASLSGALTLPITVAKAVAPLIAAGIAQVAGYPAVMAAVAAACVLGALALVAYDRSPSAA; encoded by the coding sequence GTGATCGCCGATTCCGGTCCGAAGTCGCCCGCGCGCATGATCGGCGCACTCGCGATCACCCAGACCGCCGGATACGGCGTGCTCTATTACGCGTTCTCGGTGTTCATTCCGCCGATGTCCCGTGACCTCGGAGCCGGGATCGCGCAGCTCACCGGGGCGATCACCCTGGCCGTCCTGGTGTCGGGCGTGGTGGCGCCGGTCATCGGACGCTGGCTGGACCGGCACGGTGGGCGCGGACTGATGACGGTGGGCTCCGCGCTGGGCGCGGGCGCGCTGCTGGCGTGGTCGCAGGTTCAGTCGGTGGCGCAGTTGTACCTCGTCTGCGGGGTGCTGGGCGTGGCGTCGGCGATGGTCCTGTACGAGGCCGCGTTCGCGGTGATCGTGGCGTGGTTCGACGCGGCGCGGCGGGCCGCGGCGCTGCTGGCGGTCACCGTGGTCGCGGGGTTCGCCTCCACCATCTTCCTGCCGCTGACCGGGATCCTCGTCGACTGGTATGGGTGGCGGCAGGCGCTGGTCATCCTCGCCGTCGGGTATGCGGTGACCGCCGTGCCCCTGCACGGGCTGGCGGTGCGCGGCCACCGGGCGCCACCCCACGTGAACCGAAGCGAGATCGTCGGCGCCGCGCTACGGGAGCGGCCCTTCTGGCTGCTGGCCGCCGGGTTCCTGACCCATACCGGGGCGGTGGGGGTCATGGGGGTGCTGCTGGTCACGTACTTGATCGCGCTGGGGCATCCGCCGGTGTTCGCGGCGAGCGTGGCGGGACTGCTGGGCGTGTTGTCGGTGACGGGCCGGCTGGTCACCACGGGGCTGCAGGCACGCTGGCCGGTGGCGCTGATCACGGCGGTGATGTTCGGGCTGCAGGGGTTGGCGGCGGTGCTGCTGCCGCTGGTCGGGTGGAGCGCGGTGGGGGCCGTGGCGGCGGTCGTGCTGTTCGGGCTGGGGTTCGGGGTGGCGACGATCGCCCGGCCCGCGTTGATCGCCGATCGGTACGGCACCGCGGCGTACGCGTCGCTGAGCGGGGCGCTCACGTTGCCGATCACCGTGGCCAAGGCGGTCGCGCCGTTGATTGCGGCCGGGATCGCACAGGTCGCCGGATACCCGGCGGTCATGGCTGCGGTGGCAGCCGCGTGTGTGCTCGGCGCCCTGGCCCTGGTGGCCTACGACAGGTCGCCGTCAGCGGCCTGA
- a CDS encoding DUF6343 family protein codes for MWLRNREGTEPVSARSPVRARRILSWVALVFGVVAAVFFVTRAMSTGEQVWRWEAAIAAAVAVIAAVDLAVLRHRRSGGQHRDN; via the coding sequence ATGTGGCTGCGTAACCGCGAGGGCACGGAGCCAGTGAGCGCGCGCAGCCCGGTGCGTGCCCGGCGGATCCTGTCCTGGGTGGCACTGGTGTTCGGTGTCGTGGCGGCGGTGTTCTTCGTGACCCGCGCCATGAGCACGGGAGAGCAGGTCTGGCGCTGGGAGGCCGCGATCGCGGCCGCGGTGGCCGTCATCGCCGCCGTAGACCTGGCGGTGCTGCGGCACCGCCGTTCAGGTGGTCAGCACCGCGATAATTAG
- a CDS encoding pentapeptide repeat-containing protein, with the protein MVIGGGLVLLGVEGFKPEKQLTSTTLFDLLKIAFAVVAGLGALVALVVAYRRQKVAESAQWLAELADDRAADAARREATKLHNERFASAAGQLGHDSAAVRLAGAHALAGLADDAPTRELRQTCIDVLCAYLRIPYSPQPSDDAPEAERLAFAGLREVRHTVIRLISAHLRKNAAFSWQGHDFDLTGVLFDGGDFAEIVFSDGKFDFTGAVFNGGVVNFSGAEFSGGQVIFYRANFLGGSVGFTGCKFSGGTVSFTLAEFCGAKLYFGDSRFSESEVSFRGAVFSEGSISFEALEISGGAINFAGAEFSGSNIHFHGSTLSGGHVAFNHSVLSGGKIDFHWAKFSGCEFDFNFAKFQGTVVDLRDARDYSVPPKGLPNPAPEGLKLPTRTNGSLKGPEGSLPS; encoded by the coding sequence GTGGTGATCGGCGGAGGTCTCGTGCTTCTGGGTGTGGAGGGCTTCAAGCCAGAGAAGCAGCTCACCTCAACCACGCTGTTCGACCTGTTGAAGATCGCGTTTGCGGTAGTTGCTGGACTCGGGGCGTTGGTTGCCTTGGTGGTGGCTTACCGCAGACAGAAAGTAGCCGAATCCGCGCAGTGGTTGGCGGAACTCGCTGACGACAGAGCAGCCGACGCCGCACGGCGAGAGGCCACGAAACTACACAACGAGCGCTTCGCTTCTGCCGCCGGGCAACTTGGGCACGACTCTGCAGCAGTCAGGCTTGCTGGTGCTCACGCACTCGCAGGTCTGGCAGATGACGCTCCTACCCGAGAACTTCGACAGACGTGCATCGACGTACTGTGCGCGTACCTTCGTATTCCATACAGCCCGCAGCCATCCGACGATGCACCCGAAGCCGAGCGACTGGCCTTCGCTGGGTTGCGGGAGGTTCGGCATACCGTGATTCGGCTGATCTCTGCCCATCTCCGCAAGAATGCCGCTTTCTCTTGGCAAGGACATGACTTCGACCTTACTGGGGTGCTCTTCGACGGTGGAGACTTTGCCGAGATCGTCTTCTCCGATGGTAAGTTCGATTTCACCGGCGCAGTCTTCAACGGTGGCGTCGTCAACTTCTCAGGTGCCGAGTTTTCTGGTGGCCAGGTAATTTTCTATCGCGCCAACTTTTTGGGCGGATCGGTCGGCTTTACCGGGTGCAAATTTTCAGGTGGGACCGTTAGCTTCACGCTTGCAGAATTCTGTGGCGCCAAGCTCTATTTTGGTGACTCAAGATTTTCCGAATCAGAAGTAAGCTTCCGTGGCGCAGTCTTCTCTGAAGGTAGTATAAGTTTCGAGGCTTTGGAGATTTCTGGCGGAGCTATCAATTTTGCTGGAGCAGAGTTCAGCGGGTCCAACATTCATTTCCATGGATCAACGCTTTCTGGTGGCCATGTTGCTTTCAATCATTCGGTGCTTTCGGGAGGAAAAATAGATTTCCATTGGGCCAAGTTCTCTGGCTGTGAGTTTGACTTCAATTTCGCAAAATTTCAAGGAACTGTGGTCGATCTGCGCGATGCACGTGATTACTCAGTGCCGCCGAAAGGGCTACCGAATCCAGCGCCGGAGGGATTGAAGCTGCCGACTCGGACCAATGGTTCCCTCAAAGGCCCTGAGGGCTCTCTTCCTTCCTAG
- a CDS encoding SDR family NAD(P)-dependent oxidoreductase, with amino-acid sequence MSSSYVVTGGGRGIGKAVVERLLGEKNTVVAIEREPDALAWAGSRVLPVIGDAADEEVAAWAADLAQESGTLRGWVNNAAVFRDASVHTSPIAEVRALIAANLDLAVVGCATAVRCFLDTGTPGAIVNVTSHQATRAVPGSLPYATAKAATEGLTRALAVEYGRSGIRVNAVAPGSVATERYEAFLASRTPQEAAAVEEQLATLHPLGRVATPAEVAAVVAYLLSDDAAFVNGATVPVDGGRTVLGLDPEGK; translated from the coding sequence ATGAGTTCTTCCTATGTGGTCACCGGCGGCGGGCGCGGCATCGGCAAGGCCGTGGTCGAAAGGCTTCTCGGTGAGAAGAACACCGTGGTCGCCATCGAACGCGAGCCCGACGCGCTCGCCTGGGCCGGCTCCAGGGTGCTGCCCGTGATCGGCGACGCGGCCGACGAGGAGGTCGCCGCCTGGGCCGCCGACCTGGCTCAGGAGTCCGGCACGCTGAGAGGCTGGGTCAACAACGCCGCCGTGTTCCGGGACGCCTCCGTCCACACGTCGCCGATCGCCGAGGTCAGGGCGCTGATCGCGGCCAACCTGGACCTGGCGGTCGTGGGCTGCGCCACCGCCGTGCGCTGCTTCCTCGACACCGGCACCCCGGGCGCCATCGTCAACGTCACCTCCCACCAGGCCACCAGGGCGGTGCCGGGCAGCCTCCCTTACGCGACGGCCAAGGCCGCCACCGAGGGCTTGACCAGGGCGCTGGCCGTCGAGTACGGCAGGAGCGGCATCCGGGTCAACGCCGTCGCCCCTGGCTCGGTGGCCACCGAGCGTTACGAGGCCTTCCTGGCATCTCGCACCCCGCAGGAGGCAGCGGCCGTCGAAGAGCAGCTGGCCACGCTGCACCCCCTGGGCCGCGTGGCCACTCCGGCCGAGGTGGCCGCCGTCGTGGCCTACTTGCTGTCGGACGACGCCGCGTTCGTCAACGGCGCCACGGTTCCCGTGGACGGTGGCCGTACGGTGCTCGGGCTCGATCCCGAAGGCAAGTGA
- the recQ gene encoding DNA helicase RecQ, whose product MDTPTEALHRVFGYDSFRPGQQEIIDHVVAGGDALVLMPTGGGKSLCYQIPALVRPGVGVVISPLIALMQDQVDALRALGVRAGFLNSTQDFGERQLVEAEFLAGELDLLYLAPERLRVEATMRLLAKGDISVFAIDEAHCVSQWGHDFRPDYLALSELRERWPEVPRIALTATATPATHAEISSRLGLDQARHFVAGFDRPNIHYRITPKSEPKRQLLEFLRTEHPDESGIVYCLSRSSVEKIAEFLVDNGIAAVPYHAGLDARTRAAHQARFLREDGLIVVATIAFGMGIDKPDVRFVAHLDLPKSVEGYYQETGRAGRDGLPATAWMAYGLHDVVQHRRMAMEGDDAHRRRQVLHLDAMLALCETVGCRRVMLLDYFGQKGSEPCGNCDTCQTAPESWDGTVPAQKVLSAVLRLARERRQKFGVGQVVDILLGKKTAKVLQHGHDTLSVFGVGADLGNAEWHGVVRQLLAQGLLAVEPNHGALVLTDDSAEVLRGQREVLLRRDTLRPARAKVAASPKERAAAADLPAEAAPVFERLRAWRAGVAKEQGVPAYVVFHDATLREIATLSPSTLEELSTVNGVGDNKLAKYGEQVLQTLAASGP is encoded by the coding sequence ATGGATACCCCCACCGAGGCTCTGCACCGCGTGTTCGGCTACGACTCGTTCCGGCCGGGACAGCAGGAGATCATTGATCATGTCGTGGCCGGCGGCGACGCGCTCGTCCTCATGCCGACCGGCGGCGGCAAATCGCTCTGCTATCAGATCCCGGCCCTGGTGCGCCCCGGCGTGGGCGTGGTCATCTCGCCCCTCATCGCGCTGATGCAGGACCAGGTCGACGCGCTGCGGGCGCTCGGCGTGCGGGCCGGGTTCCTCAACTCGACGCAGGACTTCGGCGAGCGCCAGCTGGTGGAGGCCGAGTTCCTGGCCGGCGAGCTCGACCTGCTCTACCTCGCCCCCGAGCGGCTGCGCGTGGAGGCCACCATGCGGCTGCTGGCCAAGGGCGACATCTCGGTGTTCGCCATCGACGAGGCACACTGCGTGTCGCAGTGGGGGCACGACTTCCGCCCCGACTACCTCGCGCTCTCGGAGCTGCGCGAGCGATGGCCGGAGGTGCCGCGCATCGCGCTGACCGCGACCGCCACTCCGGCCACCCACGCGGAGATCTCCTCCAGGCTCGGCCTCGACCAGGCCCGCCACTTCGTGGCCGGCTTCGACCGGCCCAACATCCACTACCGCATCACGCCCAAGAGCGAGCCCAAACGGCAGCTGCTGGAGTTCCTGCGCACCGAGCATCCCGACGAATCCGGCATCGTCTACTGCCTGTCCCGCTCCTCGGTCGAGAAGATCGCGGAGTTCCTGGTGGACAACGGCATCGCGGCGGTGCCCTACCACGCGGGGCTCGACGCCCGCACCCGGGCCGCGCACCAGGCCCGCTTCCTGCGGGAGGACGGGCTGATCGTGGTGGCCACGATCGCGTTCGGCATGGGCATCGACAAGCCGGACGTGCGCTTCGTGGCCCACCTCGACCTGCCCAAGTCGGTGGAGGGTTACTACCAGGAGACCGGGCGGGCGGGACGCGACGGGTTGCCGGCGACCGCGTGGATGGCCTACGGGCTGCACGACGTCGTCCAGCACCGGCGGATGGCCATGGAGGGGGACGACGCGCACCGCCGCCGCCAGGTCCTCCACCTGGACGCCATGCTGGCGCTGTGCGAGACCGTGGGGTGCCGGCGTGTGATGCTGCTCGACTACTTCGGGCAGAAGGGCTCCGAGCCGTGCGGCAACTGCGACACCTGCCAGACGGCGCCCGAGTCGTGGGACGGCACGGTCCCCGCCCAGAAGGTGCTCTCGGCGGTGCTGCGGCTGGCTCGTGAGCGGCGGCAGAAATTCGGGGTGGGGCAGGTGGTGGACATCCTGCTCGGCAAGAAGACCGCCAAGGTGCTGCAGCACGGGCACGACACGCTGAGCGTGTTCGGGGTGGGGGCCGACCTGGGCAACGCCGAGTGGCACGGGGTGGTGCGGCAGCTGCTGGCGCAGGGATTGCTGGCGGTGGAGCCGAACCACGGTGCGCTGGTGCTCACGGACGACAGCGCGGAGGTGCTGCGCGGGCAGCGCGAGGTCCTGCTGCGCCGCGACACCCTGCGCCCGGCCCGCGCCAAGGTGGCCGCGTCTCCCAAGGAGCGAGCTGCCGCCGCCGACCTTCCTGCGGAGGCCGCCCCCGTCTTCGAACGCCTCCGCGCGTGGCGCGCCGGCGTCGCGAAGGAGCAGGGGGTTCCGGCCTACGTCGTCTTCCACGACGCCACACTGCGCGAGATCGCCACCCTGTCGCCGTCGACGCTGGAGGAGCTGAGCACGGTCAACGGGGTCGGGGACAACAAACTGGCGAAATACGGAGAGCAGGTCCTCCAGACGCTGGCCGCCTCCGGCCCCTGA
- a CDS encoding DUF3040 domain-containing protein: MGLSGRERRILAQIEYALEREDPELAKRVEAINRIEAGGDLFPQAYGDRLRMWALAHVWMIFAVGALVILLLIIAVLTT, translated from the coding sequence ATGGGTCTCTCTGGAAGGGAACGCCGTATTCTCGCTCAGATCGAGTACGCGCTCGAGCGAGAAGATCCCGAGCTGGCCAAGCGTGTCGAGGCCATCAACAGGATCGAAGCGGGCGGGGACCTCTTCCCGCAGGCGTACGGTGACCGGTTGCGCATGTGGGCGCTGGCCCACGTCTGGATGATCTTCGCAGTCGGCGCTCTGGTGATCCTGCTGCTAATTATCGCGGTGCTGACCACCTGA
- a CDS encoding bifunctional DNA primase/polymerase, with protein MISRNFSEAKRQLLRAAKEYAALGWPVFVQSYTEDVSFLATTDEDEIRTMFKEVSKPLLCIRTGAASGLAAVEITAPAGLVTAHKLDMAGVLPDTLTALTGGGGGYLLYQHPQDGLVPSGSNLLGPGVHLHGDGAYIQAPPSRNRNNGQLITWHGDKAHRPATPLNPRLLTTVRERLVRAA; from the coding sequence GTGATCTCGCGCAACTTCTCGGAGGCGAAGCGCCAGCTCCTCAGGGCCGCCAAAGAATACGCGGCTCTCGGCTGGCCGGTCTTCGTCCAGAGCTACACGGAGGACGTGAGCTTCCTGGCCACGACGGACGAGGACGAGATCAGGACCATGTTCAAGGAGGTCTCGAAGCCGCTCCTGTGCATCCGTACCGGCGCGGCCTCGGGCCTGGCGGCAGTCGAGATCACGGCTCCGGCCGGACTCGTGACGGCTCACAAGCTCGACATGGCTGGCGTCCTGCCGGACACGCTCACGGCGCTGACTGGTGGTGGAGGCGGTTATCTCCTGTACCAGCACCCTCAGGACGGCCTCGTTCCGTCCGGCTCGAATCTCCTCGGCCCTGGTGTCCATCTCCACGGCGACGGCGCATACATCCAGGCTCCGCCGAGCCGGAACCGGAACAACGGCCAGCTCATCACTTGGCACGGCGACAAGGCGCACCGGCCGGCAACTCCTCTCAACCCCCGTCTTCTCACGACCGTTCGCGAGCGCCTCGTCCGCGCTGCCTGA
- a CDS encoding helix-turn-helix domain-containing protein, which produces MGAKRHDDEPLWNAQQVADYLNVTKRWVRREGPSYGLPFFKVGGQSRYRPAEIRAWLEQQRDRG; this is translated from the coding sequence ATGGGTGCGAAACGACATGACGATGAGCCGCTCTGGAACGCACAGCAGGTTGCCGACTATCTCAACGTGACCAAGAGATGGGTCCGGCGGGAGGGACCGAGCTATGGTCTGCCGTTTTTCAAGGTCGGAGGCCAGTCAAGATACAGGCCAGCAGAGATACGGGCGTGGCTGGAGCAGCAGCGCGATAGGGGCTAG
- a CDS encoding type B 50S ribosomal protein L31, protein MKKNLHPAYGPVVFRDPSAGFAFLTRSTLTSDRTIEWEDGKTYPVVDVDVSSASHPFYTGKGRILDSAGRVERFKQRYGRI, encoded by the coding sequence ATGAAGAAGAACCTGCACCCCGCGTACGGTCCCGTGGTCTTCCGCGACCCCAGCGCCGGTTTCGCCTTCCTCACCCGCTCGACCCTGACCAGCGACAGGACGATCGAGTGGGAGGACGGCAAGACCTACCCGGTCGTCGATGTGGACGTGTCGTCGGCGAGCCATCCCTTCTACACCGGCAAGGGCCGCATCCTCGACTCGGCCGGCCGCGTCGAACGCTTCAAGCAGCGTTACGGCAGAATCTGA
- a CDS encoding DUF6879 family protein: MTELFAQTQHSVTHLEMRDTYGQTRGFKAWQTGVPLEEIAQFDFWKPWNDLVHGHVQRGVSFRRARVVSEPVSDFIRYENLATPFTNLSAGEEVRWLPRRQARDIAMPGCDFWQFDDHTVCWVFQSGDGEPTGYELSEDPEEIGLCSTAFEAVWKRAIDHEQYRPA, from the coding sequence TTGACTGAGCTGTTCGCACAGACTCAGCACTCCGTCACGCATCTGGAGATGCGCGACACCTACGGCCAGACTCGTGGCTTCAAAGCCTGGCAGACAGGCGTCCCCCTGGAAGAGATCGCCCAGTTCGATTTCTGGAAGCCCTGGAACGATCTCGTTCACGGTCACGTGCAGCGTGGCGTGTCGTTCCGTAGGGCGCGGGTGGTCTCGGAGCCTGTCAGCGACTTCATCAGGTACGAGAACCTTGCCACGCCGTTCACCAACCTGTCGGCGGGCGAAGAGGTGCGTTGGCTTCCCCGCCGTCAGGCAAGGGACATCGCCATGCCTGGCTGCGACTTCTGGCAGTTCGATGACCACACGGTCTGCTGGGTCTTCCAGAGCGGCGATGGGGAGCCCACTGGGTACGAGCTCAGCGAGGATCCAGAAGAGATCGGGCTATGTTCTACGGCCTTCGAGGCCGTATGGAAGCGAGCCATCGACCATGAGCAGTACCGGCCAGCCTGA
- a CDS encoding helix-turn-helix domain-containing protein produces MATSPSSSVQQARKAIADRLREILRDAGLSNRAFARLAGWHESRVSRLLIARTPPTDADIRLWCTICGVPEEIPNLIAASRNAENAYVEWRRVQRSQKRMQELRLSLYEETSLFRFYCATVVPWPLQTPAYMRAIITRFDQFHNASASDIEEAVKSRVKRRRYLKVGTGRRCVMLVEEQVLRHRFKGDDDVMREQLRYLLTGMNQPNLSLGIIPLGTPRLQRPTETFSIYDEARVYVELVSAAVTVTQPREIGLYVKCFTDLSADVVFGDEARTLIQAAIDALG; encoded by the coding sequence GTGGCCACTTCACCGTCTTCTAGCGTCCAGCAAGCGCGCAAGGCCATCGCCGATCGACTGCGCGAGATCCTCCGCGATGCCGGCCTATCCAATCGGGCCTTTGCGCGGCTTGCTGGATGGCACGAGTCCAGAGTTTCCCGCCTCCTCATTGCCCGCACGCCGCCCACGGACGCCGACATTCGCCTGTGGTGCACTATCTGCGGTGTACCAGAGGAGATCCCGAATCTGATCGCGGCCAGCCGCAACGCTGAAAACGCCTACGTGGAATGGCGGCGGGTCCAGCGAAGCCAGAAGCGGATGCAAGAGCTTCGGCTGTCGCTGTACGAGGAAACCAGCCTTTTCCGCTTCTACTGCGCGACTGTCGTCCCCTGGCCCTTGCAGACCCCCGCCTACATGCGCGCGATCATCACGCGCTTCGACCAGTTCCATAACGCCTCAGCGAGCGACATCGAAGAGGCCGTTAAGTCGCGGGTGAAGCGGCGCCGGTATCTGAAGGTCGGTACCGGCCGACGTTGCGTGATGCTCGTCGAGGAGCAAGTTCTCCGCCACCGGTTCAAGGGCGATGACGATGTGATGCGCGAACAGCTCCGCTATCTACTGACCGGCATGAACCAGCCGAACCTGTCACTCGGCATCATTCCCCTGGGCACTCCCCGCCTTCAGAGGCCGACAGAGACGTTCTCGATCTACGACGAGGCGCGTGTGTACGTCGAGCTCGTGTCGGCAGCCGTCACGGTCACCCAGCCCCGGGAGATCGGCCTGTACGTGAAGTGCTTTACCGATTTGTCCGCAGATGTGGTATTTGGCGATGAAGCGCGGACGCTGATACAGGCTGCCATCGATGCCCTGGGCTGA
- a CDS encoding helix-turn-helix domain-containing protein encodes MNRIAGQSLDSYFGELPETFIWSDKISHNGIRVLAVLYARWTKKFWPILTNEEIAELSGLSAATIKREVSALRKLGLIKVIRTKEGNRYELIKVEFAGDTYRGRNVVSREAHSKVFIAMTARSISSGALRLWLMLDRIGRTHEWVFSSQSALAKYMGVKERQIRAYLDELKEASLLESRRPDPLGKNEYRLIRTPIMVKAAEEYDEKEEQRKSTLRVYHTWLKSVLSEDIQPTWYAENKELAWSIYAAIHEAVRLMGEEATAELVDETLKTYGHDYPADFIVKILDEWLTELGFEYDESEDGSEETDAA; translated from the coding sequence ATGAACAGGATAGCAGGTCAGAGCCTCGATTCGTATTTCGGAGAGCTCCCTGAAACGTTCATCTGGTCGGACAAGATTTCGCACAACGGGATTCGCGTTCTGGCTGTTCTCTATGCACGCTGGACGAAGAAGTTCTGGCCGATTCTTACGAACGAGGAGATCGCCGAGCTCTCTGGTCTGAGCGCAGCGACCATCAAGCGGGAAGTCTCGGCGCTGAGGAAGCTCGGCCTGATCAAGGTCATCAGGACCAAGGAAGGCAACCGCTACGAGCTCATCAAGGTCGAGTTCGCTGGCGACACCTACCGTGGTCGCAACGTCGTCAGCCGTGAGGCCCACTCCAAGGTTTTCATCGCCATGACGGCCCGCTCGATTTCGTCCGGCGCTCTCCGGCTCTGGCTCATGCTCGACAGGATCGGCCGGACTCACGAGTGGGTCTTCTCCTCTCAGAGCGCCTTGGCCAAGTACATGGGCGTGAAGGAGCGGCAGATCAGGGCCTACCTGGACGAGCTCAAGGAGGCCAGTCTCCTGGAGTCGCGTCGGCCGGATCCCCTCGGCAAGAACGAGTACAGGCTGATCCGTACGCCGATCATGGTCAAGGCCGCCGAGGAGTACGACGAGAAGGAAGAGCAGCGGAAGTCCACCTTGCGCGTCTACCACACATGGCTGAAGTCCGTTCTCAGCGAGGACATCCAGCCGACGTGGTACGCGGAGAACAAGGAGCTGGCCTGGTCGATCTACGCGGCGATCCACGAGGCCGTCCGGCTCATGGGAGAAGAAGCCACGGCCGAGCTCGTGGACGAGACGCTGAAGACGTACGGCCACGACTATCCGGCCGATTTCATCGTTAAGATCCTGGACGAATGGCTGACCGAGCTCGGCTTCGAGTACGACGAGTCGGAGGACGGCTCCGAAGAGACCGACGCGGCATAA